The Rhinopithecus roxellana isolate Shanxi Qingling chromosome 13, ASM756505v1, whole genome shotgun sequence genome contains a region encoding:
- the SLC25A18 gene encoding mitochondrial glutamate carrier 2, whose translation MAHQDLSITAKLINGGVAGLVGVTCVFPIDLAKTRLQNQHGKAMYKGMIDCLLKTARAEGFFGMYRGAAVNLTLVTPEKAIKLAANDFFRQLLMEDGMQRNLKMEMLAGCGAGMCQVVVTSPMEMLKIQLQDAGRLAVHHQGSASAPSTSRSYTTGSASTHKRPSATLIARELLRTQGLAGLYKGLGATLLRDIPFSIIYFPLFANLNNLGFNELAGKASFAHSFVSGCVAGSVAAVAVTPLDVLKTRIQTLKKGLGEDMYSGITDCARKLWIQEGPSAFMKGAGCRALVIAPLFGIAQGVYFIGIGERILKCFE comes from the exons ATGGCCCACCAAGATCTGAG CATCACAGCCAAACTCATCAATGGAGGTGTAGCAGGGCTCGTGGGGGTGACCTGTGTGTTCCCCATCGACTTGGCCAAGACTCGCCTGCAGAACCAGCATGGGAAAGCCATGTACAAAGGAAT GATCGACTGCCTGTTGAAGACGGCTCGGGCGGAGGGCTTCTTCGGCATGTACCGAG GGGCTGCCGTGAACCTCACTCTGGTCACTCCGGAGAAGGCCATCAAGCTGGCGGCCAACGACTTCTTCCGGCAGCTGCTCATGGAAGATGG GATGCAGCGGAACCTGAAGATGGAGATGCTTGCCGGGTGTGGGGCTGGGATGTGCCAGGTGGTGGTGACCTCTCCCATGGAAATGCTCAAGATTCAGCTGCAGGATGCTGGACGCTTGG CCGTCCATCATCAGGGCTCGGCCTCAgcaccctccacctccaggtCCTACACAACGGGTTCGGCTTCCACCCACAAACGCCCCTCTGCCACCCTCATCGCCCGGGAGCTGCTCCGCACCCAGGGCCTGGCTGGGCTCTACAAGGGCCTGGGTGCCACTCTCCTCAG AGACATCCCCTTCTCCATCATCTACTTCCCACTGTTTGCCAACCTTAACAACCTGGGGTTCAACGAGCTCGCCGGTAAGGCGTCCTTTGCACATTCCTTCGTGTCAGGCTGTGTGGCTGGTTCTGTCGCTGCGGTCGCAGTGACGCCTCTAGATG TTCTGAAAACTCGAATCCAAACCCTCAAGAAAGGCCTGGGCGAGGACATGTACAGTGGGATCACCGACTGTGCCAG GAAACTCTGGATTCAGGAGGGACCGTCTGCCTTCATGAAAGGCGCTGGCTGCCGGGCACTGGTCATAGCACCTCTCTTTGGGATTGCTCAAGGGGTCTATTTCATTGGGATTGGAGAGCGCATCTTAAAGTGTTTTGAGTAG